The following nucleotide sequence is from Apium graveolens cultivar Ventura chromosome 4, ASM990537v1, whole genome shotgun sequence.
GTCGGATCTGTATACTTCCATCCGAGATGCTTTGCGTAAAGGTGATCACGATCCCAATTATGTTGGGAAAGCTGTTGTATTACCTGCATCCTTCACAGGTTCGCAAATATATATGTCACAACATTTTAAGGATGCACTTGCGTTATGCAGGGCTATTGGACACCCTTCTCTTTTCCTGACAATGACATGTAATACAAAGTGCCCTAAAATAACTGAGATAATGAAATATTTACCGGGTGTTGATGTGTGCGATGCACCTGACATAGTGTCCAGAGTTTTTGAACTCAAGTTGGATCAGCTAATGCATTTGATAAAGAAGAAAAAATGCTTTAGAAAATGCATATGAGGTATTTTTTAATTAACCTTTCCTCTTATGACAGTTTAGAAACTCTTTACTCTGAGCATTTAATTCTAATGCATTTTACAGTTATGCATGTAATAGAATTTCAGAAACGGGGTCTTCCACACATGCATATGTTGATTTGGCTACACCCGGATTATAGGCCCAAAACAGTTGCTCAAATAGATGCTCTGGTCAGTGCTGAAATACCTGACAAAGATACAGATCCTGTTGGTTATGCCGCTGTCAGCAATTACATGATTCATGGGCCCTGTGGAGTTGACAACACCTTTTCACCTTGCATGGTTAAAGAGAGATTTATGAAACACTTTCCTTAGAGGTATCATACAATGTTATAAACAGAGATTTTTTATATTTACATGGTttaaattaatcaatttaaaCCAACATCATATTACTATATTTAGGATCATTGCCATGTAATTATATACAGAATTGGATTTTTTTCACAGGAAATATCGGTACATTCATTGCAGGTTCAATGGTAACACGTATATTGATGATTGTGGTTTTCCCATTTATCGTAGACGCAACACTGGTAGAAGTATAAAAAAGAAAGGTATTTTTTTGGACAATAGGTTTATTGTTCCATTTAATAGATACTTATTGGTTCTTTTTCAATGCCATATAAATCTCGAGGTATGTAACAGTGCTCGGTCCCTTAAGTATCTATTCCAGTATTGTCTTAAAGGTCATGATACTGCTACTATGGTCCTAAAAAAACAAATCAATGCCCGATAGTAGTGTATCGAAGAAGCAATCCTGTTTAAATGAAGTAAAGCAAGATCTTGATGGTCGTTATGTTTGTGCCTCTGAAGCAGCATGGAGAATATTTGGTTTTGATGTACATTCTCGGTGGCCATCTGTTGATAGATTACCTATTCATTTACCTGGAAACAAGTACGTCAGTTTTAGAACAGGTACAACACTATCTGAAGTTGTTCAGCAAGCTGATAGTAAAAGGACAAAACTTGAGGCTTGGTTTGAAGCTAATAAAAAATTTCCAGCCGCTCGAGATTTTACCTATGCTGAATTTCCTACGCATTTTACGTAGCTACCCCAAGAGTGTAAATAGAGACCTCGCCAAAGAGGTGATGTAATTGGCAGATTAATAGAAGTACATGCTACTGGCGGTGATTTGTTGTATCTCCGCATGTTACTTATGCGGAGAAAAGGTTGTACTTCATTTGACGATCTAAGGACGGTTGAAGGTCATGTTTTTGAAAGTTTCAATGAAGCATGTGCTGCTTTGGGGCTTCTTCAGAATGACAGTCAATGGCATGAAGCAGTGGTTGAGAATTCGCACTCATCTCTTGTGAAATAGCTCTGTGAAATGTTTGTTAACATTTTGGCATATTGCACAATCTCTGATCCATTATTTTATGGA
It contains:
- the LOC141718324 gene encoding uncharacterized protein LOC141718324 produces the protein MPDSSVSKKQSCLNEVKQDLDGRYVCASEAAWRIFGFDVHSRWPSVDRLPIHLPGNKYVSFRTGTTLSEVVQQADSKRTKLEAWFEANKKFPAARDFTYAEFPTHFTLIEVHATGGDLLYLRMLLMRRKGCTSFDDLRTVEGHVFESFNEACAALGLLQNDSQWHEAVWKCMSDDIILRKRKECRNGNLQLPDCDIQNYALAEIEKLLNDIGKSLKDFPTMPYLPEVFLYNSGNGLIAEETGYDTEQMKRQHDENYIKLNREQKEVYEAIVKSVNSNKGGQFFVYGSGGHEKTFVWQTLLCRLRSERKIV